The Terriglobales bacterium genomic interval AGACCAAGCTGGGAAGAAAATATATCCCGAAGAGGCTGGCGAAATTTCCAAACGTAAGCTTGAATCCGCGGACCACGGCACGGCGCATGGCGCGCTCGCCGCTGGCGACCGAGTGGACCTGCGCCATGTCAAAACCCAAGCGCGCGCACATCATGATGAATAGAATCACCAGGCCACCAGCCAGCTCCACCCAGAAGCCCAGCTTTTCTGGCGCTGCGTCGCGCGAGAGATGTCCCGCCAACCGAAATACAATCGCCGCAATAATCCCGATGGGAACCATCACAACGAGAAGCATGATCAGCAGGCGGACAAAGCGCCAGAAGAAAGCTCCACTGGCCTGAAAGAATTCCGCGGTGCTCAATTTGGTTTCAGCGCGATAAGCGGACAAAATGCCGCCAGTCACGAACAGTACGAAAACAAAGAATATAAATGCGGGCCCAACTATCACCGGTCCCGCGGAACTAAAGCCAATCTCAGGCCGGAGAACCAGTTCGAGGTAGCGAAACACATTGAAGCCATGATAGAGCGCGTCCGCGGCAGCGCTATGGTCCAGGATCGGGCTCCAGCGGGCGGCCATCGGCCGCACTGCTGATCGCGCCAGAACCAGATTGATAAAAAACAGCCACCACAGAATACGTTGATGGCGCCATAACTGCCGCCAACCTTCGATTAGTGCTGATTGCCCCATGCGTGCCTCAAACAATCCACATTCCGTTCCACCCGGTTCCCATCGGAACGTTATTGGGCCCTAGGTGCTGGCCATCTCCAACGGCCCGTCTATGCCAGCCAAGCAAGCAACTGCGCAAGCCACTGCGTTAGCACCGTCCAATAAGCCACCGGTTTTAGAACCGGCCAGAGGTGCGCTTCCCTGACCTGGCTGTTGTTAAAGAAATCTTTGTCCAGCCATACCTGGTGCTCCGGATCCAGCTCCGCAGAGACGATTTTGGCTTTCTTCTCATAGACGTAACGAACCCAGCGGTCACGGCCGTCCCACTGCTCGCGCACGCTCTCGCCGTTGTCGAACTTGATCAGTACGGCAACGGGAAAAATGAAATCGCCTTTACGATGCACCAGCACCATGGTGCGGTACGTGGTCTGTCCGTTCTTGGCCTTGGGAGGATGCTTCTCGTACCAGTCGGTGCGGTCGGAGCGGGCGCTCAAAATTTCGTAGTCACACACCTGTGTTCCATACACCGCCTGATCAAAGTACCAGCGCAAGTTTTGGCCGGAGACTTCTTCCACTGTCTTCAAAAAGTCTTCTTTGGTTGGGTGGGTAAAGCGATAGCGCATGAAATACGTGCGCAGCGCCTGCCTTAACATATCTTCTCCAATTACCCCTTCGAGAGTTGCGAGCACGGTAGCGGTTTTTCCATAAGTAGTCCCGCCGTAGCTCTGGTTGTTCATGTACTGGTAAGCAAAGCGCGCCATGGGATCGCGATCGGCAACCCGGCTGTATTCCAGGCGCTGATAGTCGTGCTCGCCCGCAGTGGCGCCATACATGTCGAGAACTGAGGTGCGCTCGCCGTATAAAGAATCCATGATCTTGACTTCGGTGTAACTGTTGATGCCCTCATCCAGCCAGGCATCTTCAAATTCATTGGTCGCCACCATGCCGTACCAGTATTGGTGCCCAAACTCATGCTCGGTCACGAGTTCGGGAAATCGCAGCCCCTTCGGCATCCACCAGGTAGTGTCGGCGGTGAAGAGCGTTGGATACTCCATCCCACCAGCGCTTAACGCTCCGTGCGGAGGGTCAACCAGCGTGATCTGCTTGTATGGATACGGTCCGTACCAGCGCTCGAAGCGATCGAGCGTTCCTTTGAGCACTTGAAGATATCGGGGAGCGGTGGCCATGTGGCCGGGCTGGATCAGCATGCGGATCTTCACTGGCCCCATGCTGCCGTTGAAGGTATCGGTAACGACTCTGTACTCCGGCTCTGCTGTCCAGGCAAAGTCGTGGATGTCCTCGCCCCAAAAGTGCACGGTCTTGGTGCCGTCCGGATTATTGATGCTTGCCAGTTCGATCCCGCTGGCACCCACGACTTCGTTCTGAGGCAGCGTGAGCTTCACATTGAAGGTCCCGAAATCGGCAAAAAACTCGGTATTACGGTGGAATTGATGACAATTCCAAGCGCCTTGCCACCACACTCCAATTTTTGGGAACCACTGCGCGCCCATGATGAAATTACGTTTGTAGCCGGTTCTGGCAAGCACCTCCGGCAACTGGTCGTGAAACACAATGCGAAACTGGACCTGCCCGTTCGGTGGCACCGGCTTGGGGATCTTCACCTGAAAAACGGTACGGTCGCCGGGATTACCATCATCCGGAGAAATGAATTTTATTTGTGAGGTCAGGTCACCCACTCCCACCACTTCCAGGCGTTTCACCTCCTCAGCACCGTAGTGCCTGGGCTCCCACTCAAATTCGGGATCGTCTTGTCGTGTCTCATTTATGAAAGTGGACTGCGGCTGGAAGCCATTCAGATACACGTGAAAAGGGAACGTGTCCTGTGGCTGGCCGGAATAGTTGTGCCACGTGAGGATTTCCACGGCATCAATGGTTTTCCTGCTGGTATCAAGGTGTGCATCTATGACGTAGGCCACAACGCGCTGCGAGAGAGGCTTGTCAGACAGAGTGGCGGAAGGCATCATCTGAGCCAGATCTGAGGCACTCAGAAGGATGATCAAACTGGCGGCGAAGAAGAGCGAGCGGTTCATGTTTCTCCTTCGTGCACCCGCGTAGCCGGCAACCCGGACCGAGGGTCGTGTGAAGGTGAAGGCTACACCTGACTGCGGGAAATGCAAAATGCTCGGTCGAACTGCCGCTGCTTGACGCACTCGGATGTGCTCTCTTGCTAGACTAAGAGGTTGGAGGTCGCGTGCAGGACGTCTTTGTGCTGTCGGCAGTGCGGACACCCATCGGTAAATTCGGGGGATCTCTGGCGGCGCTCACCGCTGCTGACATGGGAGTGGTTGCCGCAAAAGCGGCGATGGAACGCGCCGGCGTCGAACCAGAGCAGGTGAACGAAACTATTTTCGGCAATGCGCGCCAGGCCGGCGGAGGGCCGAATCCCGCCCGCCAGATTTCGGTTCGTAGTGGCGTCCCAAAGGAGGTCCCGGCGTACACCGTGAATATGGCGTGCGCATCGGGAATGAAGTCGGTCGCGCTGGCCTTCGAGGAAATCAGCAACGACAATTTGGAATGCGCTCTGGTGGGCGGAACGGAATCCATGTCTCGCCTTCCCTATTATCTCGATGGCGCGCGCTGGGGCTACCGCCTGGGCAATGCTGATCTAGTTGACGGCATGTACCGCGATGGTTTCTTTTGTCCGCTAGCCAAGATGGTAATGGGTGAGACGGCTGAAGTTCTGGCGGAGCAGTTCGGAATCAGTCGTGAAGAACAGGACCAGTACGCGCTGTGCTCGCAGACGCGAGCGGCAGCCGCGATTCATGCCGGGCGCTTTCATGATGAGATAGTGCCGGTCACCATTGCAGGCAAAAAGGGCACCCAGGTTCTCGAACACGACGAGCATCCATTTCTCGGGGCCACGCTCGAGAAAATGGCCAAACTCGCCCCTGTATTCTCCAACACGGGGACTATCACCGCCGGCAATTCTTCAGGGATTACCGACGGAGCCGCCGCAATGGTGTTGGCCGGCAAACGATTTGTTCAGCAAAACAAATTGAAGCCGTTGGCGCGAATCACAGCGGTCGCGTCCGCGGGCGTTGATCCACGCACCATGGGAATTGGACCAGTTCCAGCCATGCGCAAGCTGGAGCAGAAAACTGGAGTCAAGACTGAGAATTTTGATCTCATCGAATTAAATGAGGCTTTCGCAGCGCAGGTCCTGGCCTGCGATCGCGAGCTCCACATGGAGCACAGCAAGTTGAACGTGAACGGCGGCGCCATTGCGCTCGGGCATCCCATTGGTTGCACGGGTACACGAATTACCGTCACTCTGCTGCATGAAATGCTGCGACGCAAGGCCCAGCGCGGTGTTGCGACCTTGTGCGTGAGCGGTGGGATGGGCATGGCTTTGGCGCTGGAAAACGTTCTGTAGAGTCATCCTCTCGCGTGCGTCAAGTATGTGAAAACCGCTATACTTTGCTATCGTACCTGGGGCAATTTTTATGTCGCTATCTGCTGTGATCGTTGATGATGAGCAATTGGCGCGGGATGAGCTCGCTTTTTTGCTCAAAAACGTCGGCGACGTGGACATTGTCGCGCAGGGCAAGAATGGTGTCGAAGGCGTCAGCCTGATTCGTGAGCACAACCCCGATCTGGTGTTTCTTGACGTGCAGATGCCGGGCCTCGATGGCTTTGGCGTGCTGAAGAAACTTCTCGATAAAAAAGTCCCCTTGCCGCAGATCGTGTTTGCAACCGCTTTTGATCAGTACGCGGTGAAAGCCTTCGAAGTGAACGCAGTTGATTACCTGCTGAAACCATTCGACAAGAAGCGGGTAGCCCAGTCGGTGCAAAAAGCGCGGCAGAAGCTCGAGTCCAGGTCCGCACCCAGCGATCGCTTCGACACCCTGGTGAAGATGCTGGAATCGCAGAAGCCGCAGCCTTCCAAGCTGCTGCTCAAAGCCGGTGGGCGGCTTTTCCTGGTGGACCAGAAGGATGTTTGCTACGCCTCCATTGAAGATGGCGTGATCACGGTGGTCTCAAGCGGAATCAATGGCATGGAAGGCCAATCCAACTGCCGCACCCTGGAAGAACTGTTGGATAGCCTGGATCAAGGTCTTTTCTGGCGCGCGCACCGTTCTTATCTGGTGAACATTAACCGCATCAAAGAGGTCGTGCCCTGGTTTAAAAGTTCGTATCAGCTGCGCATGGACGACAAGAAGCAGACCGAAATTCCTGTGAGCCGGGCCCAAACCAAGCGATTGCGCGAACTGTTCAGGATGTGACCGCTTATCTCAATTGGCACGCAGTGCCATCAAGGGACACTCCCGAGCTGTAATCCAAGCTGTAATCCAATCTGTTATCGAAACCGTGAGCACCTCCGCTTATAATTCAATTATGGCGAGAGGCTGGGAGAGCAAATCAGTGGAAGCC includes:
- a CDS encoding M1 family metallopeptidase; amino-acid sequence: MNRSLFFAASLIILLSASDLAQMMPSATLSDKPLSQRVVAYVIDAHLDTSRKTIDAVEILTWHNYSGQPQDTFPFHVYLNGFQPQSTFINETRQDDPEFEWEPRHYGAEEVKRLEVVGVGDLTSQIKFISPDDGNPGDRTVFQVKIPKPVPPNGQVQFRIVFHDQLPEVLARTGYKRNFIMGAQWFPKIGVWWQGAWNCHQFHRNTEFFADFGTFNVKLTLPQNEVVGASGIELASINNPDGTKTVHFWGEDIHDFAWTAEPEYRVVTDTFNGSMGPVKIRMLIQPGHMATAPRYLQVLKGTLDRFERWYGPYPYKQITLVDPPHGALSAGGMEYPTLFTADTTWWMPKGLRFPELVTEHEFGHQYWYGMVATNEFEDAWLDEGINSYTEVKIMDSLYGERTSVLDMYGATAGEHDYQRLEYSRVADRDPMARFAYQYMNNQSYGGTTYGKTATVLATLEGVIGEDMLRQALRTYFMRYRFTHPTKEDFLKTVEEVSGQNLRWYFDQAVYGTQVCDYEILSARSDRTDWYEKHPPKAKNGQTTYRTMVLVHRKGDFIFPVAVLIKFDNGESVREQWDGRDRWVRYVYEKKAKIVSAELDPEHQVWLDKDFFNNSQVREAHLWPVLKPVAYWTVLTQWLAQLLAWLA
- a CDS encoding thiolase family protein, whose product is MQDVFVLSAVRTPIGKFGGSLAALTAADMGVVAAKAAMERAGVEPEQVNETIFGNARQAGGGPNPARQISVRSGVPKEVPAYTVNMACASGMKSVALAFEEISNDNLECALVGGTESMSRLPYYLDGARWGYRLGNADLVDGMYRDGFFCPLAKMVMGETAEVLAEQFGISREEQDQYALCSQTRAAAAIHAGRFHDEIVPVTIAGKKGTQVLEHDEHPFLGATLEKMAKLAPVFSNTGTITAGNSSGITDGAAAMVLAGKRFVQQNKLKPLARITAVASAGVDPRTMGIGPVPAMRKLEQKTGVKTENFDLIELNEAFAAQVLACDRELHMEHSKLNVNGGAIALGHPIGCTGTRITVTLLHEMLRRKAQRGVATLCVSGGMGMALALENVL
- a CDS encoding LytTR family DNA-binding domain-containing protein → MSLSAVIVDDEQLARDELAFLLKNVGDVDIVAQGKNGVEGVSLIREHNPDLVFLDVQMPGLDGFGVLKKLLDKKVPLPQIVFATAFDQYAVKAFEVNAVDYLLKPFDKKRVAQSVQKARQKLESRSAPSDRFDTLVKMLESQKPQPSKLLLKAGGRLFLVDQKDVCYASIEDGVITVVSSGINGMEGQSNCRTLEELLDSLDQGLFWRAHRSYLVNINRIKEVVPWFKSSYQLRMDDKKQTEIPVSRAQTKRLRELFRM